TAACAGCCTTTGCCAGATCAGCCTTGATCTTGTCGAAAACAGGCTCGCCGAGACCTGCTGGGGGGTTCTTCACAACAATCTCTGCAACACCTCCATAGCTATCACCCTCCTTCATAGCCTGCATTATCATCTCCTCATAGATCTTCTCTATATCCTTTCTACAGGCTCTAACAGGGCTATTACGGGAACATAGGATCTCTTCGAAGCTAGGTGTTATATCGATTTCAAAGGGTCCTAGGCTTCGTAGATGCCCAGCGATCCATGTGTCTGTAAGCATTAACAGCTTCTTCGCTATTGCACCTCCAATCACCCTTGCAACGGTCTCTCTCGCGCTAGCCCTCCCACCCCCTCTATAGTCCCAGTTCTCATATCCATATCTCATTATATATGGAAGATCAGCATGTCCAGGTCTAGGTTTATACCTTATCTCCTCATACGGCTTGGAGATAACATCTACATTCCTAACTATAACCGCTATAGGAGCTCCTGTGGTTCTTCCATTGAAGACCCCAGAGAGGATCTCTGGCTTATCCTCCTCCCTCCTACTAGATACATAGAGCCTCCCAGGTCTTCTAAAAGATAGCTCAAATGCTATATCATCTTCACTTAATGGAAGCCCAGCAGGCACACCATCTATAACCACCCCTACGGCTACTCCATGGCTCTCGCCGAAGGTGGTTATTCTCAGCATTCCACCGAAGGTATTTCCCGGCATAGGTATTTCATAACCTCCTCCTCTAAATATAGAAGATCTCTACCATGCCATATACTCTGTGCTAGGAGAGCCTGCCTCACTAGAATTTCAAGCCCATTGATAAAGGGTATTCCTCTCTCGATTGCAGCTATTATAAGCTGTGTCTTCACAGGCCTATAAACAAGATCTATTATGAGGGTGCTTCTAAGGCATCTAGATGGGATATATGATGGGTCTGGCGTTGCGTTTAGAACCACATCATAGCCTTCGCTACAGTTCTCCATGATATATGCTTCATATCCAGAGTCTCTAAGTCTAGCCACCAGCTCCTCTGCTCTAGCTCTAGTCCTATTCATTATATATATGCTACACCCTAGATCCCCTAGCGCGTATGAAGAAGCCTTTGCAGCCCCGCCTGCCCCGGCCACCAGGCATTTCATACCATCTAAGCCTCCAAATCTCTCTTGAACAAGCTGTTTAATCGCTAGATAATCTGTATTATACCCTCTTTTCATATAAACCGTGTTTACAGCGCCGATCTTTTCCACAATAGGTTCTAACTCTTCTAAATATTTAGTGGCCCTCTCTTTATATGGTATTGTTATGTTTAGCCCTCTAGATATCTCTAGAAGCCCTCTAAAAGCTATATCGAAGCTCTCCTCTGCTATATCAAATGCTAAATATACAGAGTTATCGCCTATGAGTTCGAATATATGGTTATGTATAGCTGGTGATAATGAATAGCTTATCCCCATACCAACTAAGCAGTAGAGATTTGTTGTTGCATCTATTCTAGGCATGATTTTAAACACACCTCAAGATCCTCTACCTTTACCTCTACACCCCGCCACATACCTACTCCTGTTAGAAGGGGTAGCCTTATAGATCCTCTTCTCCTCTTTTTATCCCTTCTAAGCGCTTCAACAGCCCTTTCCATATCTATATCAACACCGAGCTCCCTAGCTGATGTGGGTAATCTATAGATCCTCAGTATATTAATTAGAAACTCTATAACCTTTCCCCCAATCATACCCATTTTCTCTGCGAGCAGGGCTTCACATACCATCCCAACCGATATAGCCTTTCCATGGGGTACTCTGAAACCACTACCGGCTTCAATCGCATGCCCTATTGTGTGTCCATAGTTAAGCACTATTCTAATACCCATGTTATCTCTCTCATCTATCTCAACTATTTTCATCTTATTCACAGCAGATCTATATATGATCTCCTCGATCATATTTTCATCCAGGCTCAGGATCTCTTTACTCCTGCTCTCTAGTAGGAAGCATAGCTCTCGATCAAGGGTTATGCAGTACTTTACAACCTCTGCCAAGCCATTTAATATCTCCTCCAATGGGAGTGTAGCTAAGAAAGATGTTTCCGATATAACCAGGTTAGGCTGGTAGAACGTCCCTAGAACATTTTTAACACCATCGAAATTAACACCGTTCTTCCCCCCCATAGCTGCGTCAACCATTCCGAGGAGAGTTGTTGGGATGTTGATCAGCTTAACCCCTCTCCTATATATAGATGCAGCAAAGCCTGCCACATCTAAAACAGTTCCACCCCCTACTGCCACTATCCACTCCAGATCTGGCGAGGCAGTTCTATGGATCAGCCTTATGATTTCCAAGACATTCTCTATATCCTTAGCCCTTTCCCCATCTTCAACCCCTATAACTCTTGCTACATTGTCTAGCTTCTCAGCCACATTTCTGGGATCTATCTTTCTGCTATGTATTATTACAGCTTCACCTTCCACATCCTTCAGAATATCTAGAGAACCTTTACCAATAGCTATTTTTGTCTCTCTATTACATAGCTTTGAGATATAGATCCTCATAGATCCCTACCCACAGCTTTTGCCACAGATCTCAGCTTATCGATTAGCCTGCTAAACTCCTCTATAGTAAGCTGTTGCTCAGAATCGCTTAGAGCTTTTTCGGGATTTGGATGAACCTCTATTAAAAGCATGTCAACACCAGCTGCTACTGAGGCTAGGGCTAGAGGAGCTACCAGATCTCTTTTTCCAGCAGGGTGGCTAGGATCAACGCATATTGGTAGATGTGTGAGTTTCTTTGCAAGAACAGCCCCACCTATATCTAGTGTAAATCTGGTTCCATGCTCAAAACTCCTTATCCCCCTCTCGCAGAGGACTAAGGATCCGTTTCCCTCGAGTAATATGTATTCCGCGCTTTGAAGCCACTCATCAACAGTATTTCCAAAACCTCTCTTAAGCAGCACAGGTTTCCCACTCCTACCAACCTCTCTTAATAAGGGGAAGTTCTGCGAGTTTCTAGCACCTATCTGGAGCATATGGACATACTCCTTGAAGAGGCTAATATCCCTGGGATCCATTATCTCAGATACTATAGGCATGCCGGTCTCCTCCGAAACCCTTTTAAGGATCTTAAGCCCCTCTTCTCCAAGACCTTGGAAGGAGTATGGGCTTGTCCTAGGCTTGAAAGCCCCTCCCCTCAATATTGAGACGCCAAGACGCTTTAGCGCCTTAGCAACCTCGATCATCTGCTCAACACTCTCCACAGAGCATGGGCCAGCTGCGATCACAACTTTGCTACCCCCTATCTCGATGCCTTCAACATCTACAATGGTATCTCTATCCCTCCACTCCCTACTAGCAAGGGGATATGGCTTCTTAACTCTAAAGAGACTCTCTATCGAGGGATCTGCTATGCCTTCGACCAGGCTATCAGGCCATGCAATTACTATGGATTTGCCATATAGCCTAGTTACTCTATAAGAGGCGGATCTATCTCTTAGCTTCTCTAGAACACTTGATAGATCACCGTTTTCCTTTATCGTAATAATGATCATGGATAATCACCTCCGAATATTCTGGCTACCTTTATCAATGCTTCAACACCTACCCTCCTAGCTTCGGAGGCATATTTATTATACCTTTGGATCTCCTTGATCACTTCAGCATTATTTTTAATCCTTTCAACAACCTCATCAATCTTTCTCATATTATATGTTCTAAACATTCTATATTCAACACCATATCTCCTAGAAAGATCTTCAATAGCTTCAGATAGTGCTAGCATGTAGAGATGGGGTATAACCTGGACTATCGCCATAGCCCTCTCATGCTCATCATATCCTGCGATAACTGGTACAAGTCCTATTGAAGACCAAAAGATCATTGCCTCCTCAAGCACCTCAGCCCCAGTATCGCTTGGGATCAGGACTATGGTTTCACCATAGGGGAGAATCGATGGGCCGAAGAGCGGGTGTGTCGATATATAGCTAAAGCCTAGCTCCTTCGAGGCAGAGGCCATCTTCTCGTAGATCCCTGTTTTAGCTGATAATATATCCATAACGATCTTCCCCTTCATATAGGTGGCAAGGCTATCCACATATCCATTGGTAAAGGCTTCTCTAGAGAGTGCTATCACAACATAATCGCTTCTCAAGATAATATCCCTGGGATCTCCATATTCACATCCTATCGCCCCAGCGAGATCCCTAGCCTTCTCAGGATCTCTTCCACCTATCATCACCCTATGTCCTGCGAGCACCATCATCTCGCCTAAGGTTCTAGCCATGCCCCCATATCCTAGCACTGCAACCCTCTTGCTATTAGTGGTTAGGGTTGTCTGAACAGCTATAGAGTAGCGTATGAGTATCTTAGCTATTTCTCTTGCCAGGCTCTCTGGAATACCTTTCTCCCTGGACAGCCGGATCCATCTCTCCTCCACCTCCGCCTCTCTGGTAAGATCTCTTATGGGCGCACCCTTCGCCTTTTTAAGTAGCCCTATCTTCATAGCTATATCTAGCCTCCTTCTTATTAGCTCTATAAGCTCTCCATCTATCCTATCTATCTCTCTCCTAAGCATTTCGATCTCTTCTAACACCTCTGATCACCTCTAGCACGGCCTTAACAACACTGTTTCTGCCGAGGCCAAAGTATTCTATCAGCTCTTCATGTGTTTTAGCTGTTCTACCAAAGGTCTTAGCACCGAGCATCCTCATAGGAACTGGGTATCTGCTAACAACAACCTCAGCAACGGCTGAGCCTAAGCCTCCATATATGCTGTGCTCCTCAATAGTTACTATAGCCCCAGTTTTTCTAGCATACCTCTCTATGATCTCCTCATCTATCGGCTTAATAGTTGACATGTTTATCACCGCAGCACTTATACCCATTCTCTCCAGCTCCTTAGAAGCTTCGAGGGCGCTCCAGAGAACAACGCCTGCCCCTATTATCGCTACATCTTCTCCATCTCTAAGTATTGAGGCTCTGCCGATTTTGAACCCCTCTTCAAGATCTTTGG
This genomic interval from Sulfolobales archaeon contains the following:
- the aroF gene encoding 3-deoxy-7-phosphoheptulonate synthase, with the translated sequence MIIITIKENGDLSSVLEKLRDRSASYRVTRLYGKSIVIAWPDSLVEGIADPSIESLFRVKKPYPLASREWRDRDTIVDVEGIEIGGSKVVIAAGPCSVESVEQMIEVAKALKRLGVSILRGGAFKPRTSPYSFQGLGEEGLKILKRVSEETGMPIVSEIMDPRDISLFKEYVHMLQIGARNSQNFPLLREVGRSGKPVLLKRGFGNTVDEWLQSAEYILLEGNGSLVLCERGIRSFEHGTRFTLDIGGAVLAKKLTHLPICVDPSHPAGKRDLVAPLALASVAAGVDMLLIEVHPNPEKALSDSEQQLTIEEFSRLIDKLRSVAKAVGRDL
- a CDS encoding chorismate mutase, yielding MLEEIEMLRREIDRIDGELIELIRRRLDIAMKIGLLKKAKGAPIRDLTREAEVEERWIRLSREKGIPESLAREIAKILIRYSIAVQTTLTTNSKRVAVLGYGGMARTLGEMMVLAGHRVMIGGRDPEKARDLAGAIGCEYGDPRDIILRSDYVVIALSREAFTNGYVDSLATYMKGKIVMDILSAKTGIYEKMASASKELGFSYISTHPLFGPSILPYGETIVLIPSDTGAEVLEEAMIFWSSIGLVPVIAGYDEHERAMAIVQVIPHLYMLALSEAIEDLSRRYGVEYRMFRTYNMRKIDEVVERIKNNAEVIKEIQRYNKYASEARRVGVEALIKVARIFGGDYP
- a CDS encoding shikimate dehydrogenase is translated as MMPRIDATTNLYCLVGMGISYSLSPAIHNHIFELIGDNSVYLAFDIAEESFDIAFRGLLEISRGLNITIPYKERATKYLEELEPIVEKIGAVNTVYMKRGYNTDYLAIKQLVQERFGGLDGMKCLVAGAGGAAKASSYALGDLGCSIYIMNRTRARAEELVARLRDSGYEAYIMENCSEGYDVVLNATPDPSYIPSRCLRSTLIIDLVYRPVKTQLIIAAIERGIPFINGLEILVRQALLAQSIWHGRDLLYLEEEVMKYLCREIPSVEC
- the aroB gene encoding 3-dehydroquinate synthase: MRIYISKLCNRETKIAIGKGSLDILKDVEGEAVIIHSRKIDPRNVAEKLDNVARVIGVEDGERAKDIENVLEIIRLIHRTASPDLEWIVAVGGGTVLDVAGFAASIYRRGVKLINIPTTLLGMVDAAMGGKNGVNFDGVKNVLGTFYQPNLVISETSFLATLPLEEILNGLAEVVKYCITLDRELCFLLESRSKEILSLDENMIEEIIYRSAVNKMKIVEIDERDNMGIRIVLNYGHTIGHAIEAGSGFRVPHGKAISVGMVCEALLAEKMGMIGGKVIEFLINILRIYRLPTSARELGVDIDMERAVEALRRDKKRRRGSIRLPLLTGVGMWRGVEVKVEDLEVCLKSCLE
- the aroC gene encoding chorismate synthase, producing MPGNTFGGMLRITTFGESHGVAVGVVIDGVPAGLPLSEDDIAFELSFRRPGRLYVSSRREEDKPEILSGVFNGRTTGAPIAVIVRNVDVISKPYEEIRYKPRPGHADLPYIMRYGYENWDYRGGGRASARETVARVIGGAIAKKLLMLTDTWIAGHLRSLGPFEIDITPSFEEILCSRNSPVRACRKDIEKIYEEMIMQAMKEGDSYGGVAEIVVKNPPAGLGEPVFDKIKADLAKAVMSIPAVVGFEYGLGFKASKMRGSEASDEIVLRDGRPRWRYNYSGGILGGITTGEDIVIRCAFKPTSSIRKPQKTIDLRTMQETFISVTGRHDPAVAIRGVSVVESMVALVIADHAIRSGVINPVRISPGDADKIEEGWRRYREACGPSQGSR